acaaGATGGTAGAATGCTatagatgaaaaagaaaacagTCATTCGGCCACCAAATGTAACAGTAGTAGTTCCATTAATAGTAGATTTAGTAGTATAGCACTAGTAATGAACACAGAAGCAGAGGTAAAGGGAAGAACTAAGCACGCCACATGCCTCCAGACTTAAACAACAGAAAGAAAACAGccattcccttttttttcttttttttttttttttttttttttttttgcgtcttTTCTATACATATCATGATGATCCTCAGAAGCAGATTACGCTAAAACCACCAAACCCAACACCAAACACCAAAACCCTCCTCATTCCCTTGATCCAAACATAAACGCCAATATCGAAGTTAAAGAAAATTAAATAAGGCATGCTAATTTCCAAACCCACTGGTCATTCCTGTACCCAAAACGGAGGAAGAAAAAACCAATAAAACgaaaccctcctttctctctctaaaacctCCCGTATCTCTCTTTAGTTCTCTCTCTGTAATAATATGATAATATGTTATAGTAATGGTTGTAGGCTGTGAATATGAGGATGGACGTAGTAGAAACATCTTAGAGCCAGAGAGCGCCGGCCTCTTTGAGGAGGGGGACAAGGGTGCCATTGATATGGGAGGCCATGACCCGGTCCATGGCCCCAACGAGCTTGCCACCGATGAAGACAACGGGGACGGCCGGGGGCCCGCCTCCGAGGAGGCGGGCAAGGGCTCGCTCCATCTCCTTGCCGCGGGGGTCCTCATCGAGCTCGTACACGGTGGGGCTCACCCCCATGCCGCAGAAGAGCCGCTTCACGGCGTGGCACATGCAGCACGTACTCACGCTAAAGATCACCACCGCGCTCTCCGCCGCCAGCCGCTCCACCCGCTCCAGTGGGTCCGCTCGCCCGCCCATCGCCGCGTACGCCGCACCCCACGACTCCGCTGCTTGGTACTGCATTCTCTTTAATCCTTTTCGCTTGGAGTATATACTAACAAGAAAGAGAGGTGAAACACAGGGTAGTATACGAATGGAGAGCTTTGGAAAAGAAGAGAAGTGGAGAGGAGCTGGGAGTGGGAGTGGGAGTGAGGGGAGGGGACTAATATAGGGAAGGAAGGAGGGTTGTTTTAAGAATAAAGAAAGTTGGAGGGGTAGAATGGGAAGTTTGGGAGTTGGGGTCAGGGGGTCGTCACTCGCCAGCGCATGCAAAAGGGGACAGTGGTAGGAAGGGACACCTGGAGGCACAGAGAGGCTTCTATAATAAATGCACACTAtgcctagtttttttttttttctgatagaaaaaaataaaaaaataaaaaataaatgcacTATGCCTGGTTTCTTTCATTCTTTTCCTCTCTGTTTTTTTACATTTTAGTTGAAATTTTGTTATGACGTGTTTGATAATTGACCTCCTGTCGTTCCCAAGTTTGAAATAAGGAGTTGGATGCAAATGACCGTGCTGACAATTTAGAAGCcgctagttatatatatatatatatatatatatatatatatatatgaataaactATAATAAGTTACAAAATTTTATATGGTTGTAAACTCAAAATgcagcagcaaaaaaaaaaattatatataacatTTTTATATTATTCAAAAACTAATAGTTTTTAGACAATGTCTACATTAGCTTATAACAATCATTTAGCAGGTAATGGTGtattattatctgttattttcctTTAATTAAAGTGTCTGATATAACTATATATACAGAATCAACTGTTCAATTGATATAATTACCTCTAAATACTGGTTTGTAGGGAGGACTATATAATCTGTTCTCATTTTAGTTATTCTTCcagattttttatatttgaatagtAAAAGTGAAATTGATATAATCGAATACATGTACTAAGTAAAGTATACAAGGCAGAGACAAGGGTTACAGGCTTTGTCAGAGGAGTATGCTGGGCAATAGCGGCTGTCTCCGTCCTCGCTGTCGGGTGGGGCGTACTGTTTTCCGGTTCGGTGACCCAACACCAGTGCGTACATTAGCAGAGTACCTGGGCTAAAAGATGCCCGCATGATATATTCTTTTAGTCTcacctttttatctttttttaatataggagtattttaattaggtggTATTGGATTTCTTTGCGTGCATTTTTTCTCCTCCTTATCTTGTATATCTTTTATCCATTGGGTATTACTGTATCCAATTGGAGTTCTCATCTCTATCCGTCTTGGATCAGTTTTGCTCACAAACCCAGTTGCACGAGAATTCAAACTGATGCCAAGTTATCCACTTTCCCAAGTTCTCATTTGTCAAATCTTTTCTTGTATATATTGTTGTTAGTTATTTTCTTAGAGATGGATCATGAAAGCGAAAATCCTGAAAAATTATACAGAAATAGAGACAGATGGATATATTTGAATGTATTGGGCACACAAATGGTGCATGTATACGGCATCCTGCTGTTCTCCATTATgcaagatatttatttttttttggtaaaaaaatatttagttacTCTGTTAGCATAGAGCGTCAACCAAAAAAATAAGTACCCGCATCTCATTATTATAGGAAGTAGTTCTAGTGCAACCAAAGCTGatttgaggtttttttttttattaatctcttTCATATCAACCGTGGGATCACATCTCGTATAGATCTAAAAGCACTTTAAACCCTTTCAACATCCATTTAAAAGAactccaaaaatctttcaataattcATTGGCACAAATCTCAAAACAATGATTATATGATCCAACGGTTGATGTCGCATGAGTCATTCTTATTCGCACTGCAGGCACATCCTGGACCCCACCTAAGGCAACTTCTATAAAACCTGCTTATGCTAACTGCAACAACTATTCTGAAAAAATATTGATATGACTTATTCTTGTTATAAAGATCTATACGCGCAATAATAACTGCAAAGAATCGGGAAATCAAagtcaaagaaaaggataaaatcAACTATTTATCGAAAAaagtaaagaataaaaaaaactCATGGTTTGTAAAATCTCTTTCCTCTGGGACTCGTCAAATTAGAGTGGAGTTTCCTAACTGGCTTTGGCTTTTCTTAAGCCACTTGCAGCAGCTTAGAAGCCATAACCGAAGGAGGATTGAGGGGATCTGCGAGAGCTGCTAATTATTAATTCGGCTTGGTTGGTCCATGGAATGTCCCCGAAATCTTTGTTTGGGTAGCGTGGATGGGACCCACTGGACAACGGTCCGTCAGTGCTCAGAGAAGTCAGACCACCCTGACGGGGGGAGTCAAACGAGCAGGAGGATATAACCTTTGTTCGCGCGTGAGAAAGGAGGGAAGAGATATGGGTTGCATGATTCACCTTCCTTCGCGCGTGTAGACCCGTTCGATCACGCGATGGCTGCTTCGATAGTTGTGCAAATGGATGGACGTAATGGTCCTTGCAGTTCGAGTCTGTGCGAATAGCGACCCAACGGCCAATGTTATGAAAGAAGATCGATCATTCTTTCACACGATAGATACAACCCGAATGTAGAGATAAGAAAGAGAGGAGCGGGGGAGCGGGATGCTGGCACGTGAGAAGTGGCACGTGGGAGGCAGGAGGATGATGGTGTCGGCGCGGAATGCGGCACGTGTGAGCAGGAAGCCGCGAAAAGCCGGTGGGCCAGGAAAAAGCCAGGTATGCGTGCGCACCATCCCCGTTAAACTGACTATTTGCccttctctctctcacacacgctCACAACTTTGCTTGCAACCGCATAATGGTTTAGAAAAGACTAGGTAGGGCTGGGTATCAAGTCACTTTAATGGAgtaaatgaaaaattaaaaacgaattataattaattatattaattataaatttctgaaaataaataaaattattgttaTTTGGTAAGTGGTTATTTTGCTGCAAACAACATGGTTCTCCTTCCGAGTTTCACAAACAAACTACTCcaacaaagccaaaaaaaaattagGGGAAAGAAAAAGCGCAAAACAAAGTTTACCGTcattatatccatatttggatgATTGCACATTACACCGATGGATGGTCTGTGGATCTATTTGCCTTGATGCTGCACATTATTTGAATCAAGCGTGGATCATGTAGTCTACTTAGACTTTGTCCGTGATCTATCCCTACATACATAatgtaattaaatttatttatacaataaatatcaattgttaaaataattattatcgaatatttttatgatgtatttgattaaatttagtaGTACAAATATCTAGATTATTTTAAAGAATGAAACAACAATAAACAATATTAACATTAATGTGTCAGAACATAAGCCCGATGTTATGGCAGCACAATTACCATACGATCTTGGACAATTACACCACATCCCTTAATTGTTATTGTACCACTTCAATTAGCTAGTTATAGCACAACTTCAAACGATTAGAGCATAACTTCCCAGGGACTCTGAATTTCATGGAGATAAATAGATCTAAACATTTGCATGAGAGGCAGTAGACTTTGGCCCTTTGATTCTGCTATTAGATTTCTTGTTTTCCAACGTCATCAAACTTTTTTGATTTAAACAGTGGAGAATCCGATCGGAGTCAGCTTCGATAAATTCCCTAACTCACATTTTGCTAATTGATGGAGATAATCTTTATTAGAAAATTGgagatcaaaaataattaataaatatatttctatTCTACGTAGATGTTTTAATAAGAGATCTAGCTtgtccaattatttttttatttttttaaataaattatgtttagtctttaaactaaattgaatttttttaagtaATTCTTAAACTACAAAATCCTAAATTTTAATCTTCAACTATCTGAATCTCTTTAATATTGCACTCAGATACGATTCCGATGGATTTCTCTCACCGAAAATCTGATATGATAAAAATCTAATGTTTATGTAGAGTACTTTGctgaattagatttaaatatttaaaaaaatgatgacaTGGGTAAAATACTTCCAGCCACCTTCTTCCTCTATCATTCCATAGGATCGATTTTTTGCCCCTCAAGAACCACACCAGCGACCCTCCTTAGTACGATCGTTGCCAATCTTGACC
Above is a genomic segment from Elaeis guineensis isolate ETL-2024a chromosome 1, EG11, whole genome shotgun sequence containing:
- the LOC105034645 gene encoding glutaredoxin-C1, with protein sequence MQYQAAESWGAAYAAMGGRADPLERVERLAAESAVVIFSVSTCCMCHAVKRLFCGMGVSPTVYELDEDPRGKEMERALARLLGGGPPAVPVVFIGGKLVGAMDRVMASHINGTLVPLLKEAGALWL